From a single Populus trichocarpa isolate Nisqually-1 chromosome 17, P.trichocarpa_v4.1, whole genome shotgun sequence genomic region:
- the LOC7472543 gene encoding transcription initiation factor TFIID subunit 1 isoform X1: MGGGGYDSGSASDDDDDEEYEEVGGNRFLGFMFGNVDNSGDLDADYLDEDAKEHLAALADKLGSSLTEIDLSVKSHQTSTDAAEQDYDAKAEDAVDYEDFDEQYEGPEIQGVSEEDYLLSKKNYILSESTLQPPTSDNEDYDEDVEEELEKEPVVSDKILEFQTASLTGQQDVGVVSGVGVEKSSQDDVELGSMDSESSDAKSEDIHEEEADHVKGPLDGKGPSPLPILFIEDGMEILKFSEIFSIHEPLKKGQKRDHRYSIFKEKYTSMDASDIVEEDEEVFLKDSGQLFPSHLLVNQHDISILSEDAAELARFGTVHGAIKTSVQIEEQRKNSYLSAEPMNEEVEWKSPVHSKFYPLDQQDWEERILWDNSPAISDNSVESFDLSGPDTGSSFIRESEQVTSPQNLCSELPVELNENTSNFLRNRSSVLLESFGSEDSSEPGNLPFSESRCHPQLLRLESQMEVDSSSHVDDRRENNSAELHESDAVRRFSKLTLQNRDLMEGSWLDNIIWEPNETNIKPKLILDLQDKQMLFEILDHRDSKHLQLHAGAMIITRTLKQRVSHELLGHGNRSGWQFNIANDKFYMNRKISQQLQSNSNKRTAYGIKIHHSAPAIKLQTMKLKLSNKDLANFHRPKALWYPHDHEVAVKERGKLPTVGPMKIILKSLGGKGSKVHVDAEETVSSVKAKASKKLDFKPSETVKIFYLRKELEDHMSLAAQNVQPNSLLHLVRTKIHLWPRAQKIPGENKSLRPPGAFKKKSDLSVKDGHIFLMEYCEERPLLLSNVGMGANLRTYYQKSSPGDQTGISLRNEKRSLGNVVILEQTDKSPFLGDIKAGCSQSSLETNMYKAPIFPHKVPPTDYLLVRSAKGKLCLRRIDRVAVIGQQEPLMEVLAPASKNLQAYIINRLLLYLYRELRAAEKRGTPPWIRADELSALFPSIPETILRKKLKECAVLRFAQCIALHGMFNMQKDANGHLFWAKKRDFIIPSEEELKKMVLPENVCAYESMQAGLYRLKHLGITKLTLPASVSTAMSQLPDEAIALAAASHIERELQITPWSLSSNFVACTNQDRANIERLEITGVGDPSGRGLGFSYVRAAPKAPMSNAMMKKKAGAGRGGSTVTGTDADLRRLSMEAAREVLLKFNVPDEQIAKQTRWHRIAMIRKLSSEQASCGVKVDPTTISKYARGQRMSFLQLQQQTREKCQEIWDRQVQSLSALDGDEIESDSEANSDLDSFAGDLENLLDAEEFEGDESNYESKHDKGDCVKGIKMRRRPSQAQAEEEFEDEAAEAAELCRLLMDDDEAGQKKKKKIKTGGLNAVLAPKKPSFVDNVHRGKKMNKTQPSGSYTPKENSIRDSKEVETLFMKGKASEKVNTVKKNVGISNTPPLKAKVIMADGLNHIFKEKKSAREKFVCGACGQLGHMKTNKNCPKYGKEPETPVETTDLEKASRKSTSQDLLNVSQHKLQKKRMVSKSATKVEVSEGEKSSLAKSLPVKFKCGSTEKFSDKPADGAADHSDQPTTSDVRPVSSDIDTGSRSTAKVNKIKIFNKAKPENIQVESHKPSIVIRPPMDIERSQIESHKPSIVIRPPTYRDRNHVDPHKPSIVIRPPAEKDREKTQKKIVIKQSKEIIDPDRVSQDGRTGREHRKTKKIAELSSFEKHGKTMHFSRESAKRKAEDRSWWEEEEKRRTAERLREERARRIYAEEMRSLEEQEKLADIKRYTETIRWDWDEEERQKAKKKKKKMKMKKPEISDDYLDDYRGARNGRRMPERDRGAKRRPVVDVGTYGADYTPATKRRRVGEVGLANILEGIVDALKDRVEVSYLFLKPVPKKEAPDYLDIIKRPMDLSTIRDKARKMEYKDRNEFRHDMWQIAYNAHVYNDGRNPGIPPLADQLLELCDYLLMEKQESLSEAEAGI, translated from the exons ATGGGTGGAGGTGGCTATGACTCCGGAAGTGCTTCTGACGATG ATGATGACGAGGAATATGAGGAAGTTGGTGGTAACCGATTTTTGGGTTTTATGTTTGGGAATGTTGATAATTCTGGTGATCTTGATGCTGATTACCTTGATGAG GATGCAAAGGAGCATCTTGCCGCATTAGCTGACAAGTTGGGTTCGTCACTAACAGAAATTGAT TTGTCAGTGAAGTCACACCAAACATCCACTGACGCTGCAGAACAAG ATTATGATGCAAAGGCTGAAGATGCAGTTGATTACGAAGACTTTGATGAACAATACGAGGGGCCTGAGATTCAAGGTGTTAGTGAGGAGGACTACTTGTTgtcaaaaaagaattatattttgtctGAATCCACATTGCAGCCTCCTACATCCGACAATGAAGATTATGATGAGGATGTGGAAGAGGAACTTGAAAAGGAACCTGTGGTTTCGgataaaattcttgaatttcAAACTGCCTCTCTAACAG GTCAGCAAGATGTTGGAGTAGTTTCAGGAGTAGGAGTAGAGAAGTCTTCTCAGGATGATGTAGAACTTGGTTCCATGGATTCTGAAAGTTCTGATGCTAAATCGGAAGATATTCATGAG GAGGAAGCTGATCATGTCAAGGGGCCTCTAGATGGTAAAGGTCCCAGTCCACTTCCTATTTTGTTTATAGAAGATGGGATGGAGATCTTAAAGTTTTCTGAAATATTTTCTATCCATGAACCTTTGAAGAAAGGACAAAAAAGAGATCACAGATATTCCATTTTCAAAG AGAAGTATACATCTATGGATGCTTCTGATATCGTTGAAGAGGATGAAGAGGTGTTTTTAAAGGACTCTGGTCAACTGTTTCCATCACATTTGCTTGTAAATCAACATGACATCTCAATCTTGAGCGAAGATGCTGCAGAATTAGCAAGATTTGGAACTGTTCATGGAGCTATTAAAACGTCTGTTCAAATTGAGGAACAAAGAAAGAACTCTTATCTTAGTGCTGAACCAATGAACGAGGAAGTGGAATGGAAGTCTCCAGTGCATTCAAAATTCTACCCCCTTGATCAGCAAGACTGGGAAGAGAGAATTCTTTGGGACAATTCCCCAGCTATCAGTGACAACTCTGTAGAGAGTTTTGATCTCTCGGGACCTGACACTGGATCTTCATTTATTAGGGAAAGTGAACAAGTGACTAGTCCACAAAATCTTTGTTCGGAGCTCCCAGTGGAGTTAAATGAGAACACCAGTAACTTTCTTCGGAACAGGTCTTCTGTTCTCTTGGAGTCCTTTGGCTCAGAAGACTCTTCAGAACCTGGAAATCTTCCATTCTCAGAAAGCAGATGCCATCCACAACTTCTGAGATTGGAATCTCAGATGGAAGTGGATAGCTCTAGTCATGTTGATGATAGAAGAGAGAATAATAGTGCGGAGCTTCATGAAAGTGATGCTGTAAGGCGTTTCAGCAAGCTCACATTGCAAAATAGAGATTTGATGGAAGGATCTTGGTTAGATAATATAATATGGGAACCAAATGAAACTAACATAAAGCCTAAGCTGATTCTTGATCTTCAAGATAAGCAGATGCTCTTTGAAATTTTGGATCACAGGGATAGTAAGCATCTTCAACTTCACGCAGGGGCAATGATCATAACTCGAACCCTAAAGCAAAGGGTTTCTCATGAGCTACTAGGCCATGGAAATCGATCTGGTTGGCAATTCAACATTGCTAATGACAAGTTCTACATGAACAGGAAAATTTCTCAGcaattgcaatcaaattctaaTAAACGAACTGCATATGGCATTAAAATACATCACTCTGCGCCTGCTATAAAGCTTCAGACAATGAAATTGAAGTTGAGCAA TAAAGATTTAGCTAATTTTCATCGACCAAAAGCTTTATGGTATCCCCATGACCATGAGGTGGCTGTCAAAGAACGAGGGAAGCTACCTACAGTAGGACCaatgaaaattatattaaagaGCTTAGGGGGCAAAGGAAGTAAGGTACATGTGGATGCTGAGGAAACTGTCTCTTCTGTCAAAGCAAAAGCTTCAAAAAAGCTAG atTTCAAGCCATCAGAAACTGtgaagatattttatttgaggAAGGAGCTTGAAGACCACATGTCTCTTGCTGCTCAAAATGTTCAGCCAAACTCCTTGCTTCATCTAGTTCGTACAAAAATTCATTTGTGGCCAAGGGCACAAAAGATTCCAGGTGAAAACAAGTCTCTGCGCCCTCCAGGGGCATTTAAGAAGAAATCTGACCTTTCTGTAAAAGATGGTCACATTTTCCTAATGGA GTATTGTGAGGAAAGACCTTTGTTGTTAAGCAATGTTGGTATGGGTGCTAATCTCCGTACTTACTATCAGAAGTCAAGCCCAGGTGATCAAACTGGCATCTCATTGCGCAATGAAAAAAGAAGCTTGGGTAATGTTGTGATACTGGAGCAGACTGATAAATCCCCTTTCCTTGGAGACATAAAAGCTGGCTGCAGTCAGTCATCTCTTGAAACAAACATGTATAAAGCACCCATATTTCCCCACAAGGTGCCACCTACTGACTATTTGTTGGTTCGTTCTGCAAAAGGAAAGCTTTGTTTAAGACGCATTGACAGGGTTGCTGTCATTGGACAACAG GAGCCCCTGATGGAGGTTTTAGCTCCTGCTTCGAAGAATCTTCAGGCATATATCATAAATAGGTTATTGCTGTATCTTTATCGTGAGCTCCGAGCTGCTGAAAAGCGTGGCACACCTCCTTGGATACGTGCAGATGAGCTATCTGCTCTTTTTCCAAGCATTCCAGAGACCATCTTACGAAAGAAGCTCAAGGAGTGTGCTGTTTTACGG TTTGCCCAATGTATTGCTTTACATGGAATGTTCAACATGCAGAAGGATGCAAATGGACACTTGTTTTGGGCCAAGAAGCGTGATTTCATCATTCCATCTGAAGAGGAATTGAAAAAGATGGTCTTACCAGAGAAT GTCTGTGCTTATGAAAGCATGCAAGCTGGTCTGTATCGTCTTAAACATTTGGGGATTACGAAGCTAACGCTTCCTGCTAGTGTTTCGACTGCAATGAGTCAGCTCCCTGACGAAGCGATAGCTCTGGCTGCTGCATCGCATATTGAGAGGGAACTGCAGATAACTCCATGGAGCCTGAGCAGTAATTTTGTTGCTTGTACAAACCAG GATAGGGCAAACATTGAGCGTCTTGAAATTACTGGTGTTGGTGATCCTTCTGGCCGGGGCTTAGGATTTAGCTATGTTCGTGCTGCTCCAAAGGCACCAATGTCAAATGCAATGATGAAGAAAAAGGCAGGTGCTGGTCGAGGAGGTTCCACTGTTACGGGGACAGATGCAGACTTACGTAGATTGAGCATGGAGGCTGCAAGAGAG GTGCTTCTGAAGTTCAATGTACCTGACGAGCAGATTGCAAAACAGACAAGGTGGCATCGTATTGCCATGATACGCAAGCTATCAAGTGAACAAGCTTCATGTGGGGTCAAGGTTGATCCAACAACTATCAGCAAGTATGCACGTGGCCAACGAATGTCCTTTCTTCAGCTGCAACAACAGACAAGAGAAAAGTGCCAAGAAATTTGGGATCGCCAAGTTCAATCTCTTTCAGCATTGGAtggtgatgaaattgaaagtgatTCTGAAGCAAATAGTGATCTGGATTCCTTTGCCGGAGACCTAGAAAACTTGCTTGATGCAGAGGAATTTGAAGGGGACGAAAGTAATTATGAGTCTAAGCATGACAAAGGAGATTGTGTAAAGGGGATAAAAATGAGAAGACGCCCATCACAAGCTCAGGCAGAAGAAGAATTTGAAGATGAAGCTGCTGAGGCTGCTGAACTATGCAGATTGCTTATGGATG ATGATGAGGCTgggcagaaaaagaaaaagaaaataaaaactggTGGTCTTAATGCAGTATTGGCACCTAAAAAACCAAGTTTTGTTGACAATGTTCACCGGGGtaagaaaatgaacaaaaccCAACCCAGTGGATCATATACGCCTAAAGAGAACAGCATCAGAGACTCAAAGGAG GTAGAAACACTGTTTATGAAAGGGAAAGCATCTGAGAAGGTGAATACAGTGAAAAAGAACGTCGGCATCTCTAACACGCCTCCATTGAAAGCAAAAGTAATAATGGCAGATGGACTTAATCAC attttcaaggaaaagaaatcaGCAAGAGAGAAATTCGTATGTGGAGCATGTGGACAG ctaGGACACATGAAGACCAATAAAAACTGCCCTAAGTATGGAAAGGAGCCTGAAACACCGGTAGAAACTACAGATTTGGAAAAGGCTTCCCGAAAATCCACTTCTCAGGATCTCTTGAATGTGTCCCAGCATAAGTTGCAGAAGAAAAGGATGGTCTCCAAAAGTGCAACCAAAGTTGAAGTTTCCGAGGGTGAGAAATCTAGTTTAGCAAAATCTCTTCCAGTGAAGTTCAAGTGTGGTTCCACGGAGAAATTCTCTGATAAACCTGCTGATGGAGCTGCAGATCATTCCGATCAACCTACAACTTCCGATGTCCGACCAGTCAGTTCTGATATTGATACTGGGAGTAGGTCTACTGCTAAggttaataaaatcaaaatttttaacaaGGCGAAACCTGAAAACATACAGGTTGAATCACATAAGCCCTCTATTGTGATACGACCTCCAATGGATATAGAGAGAAGCCAAATTGAATCACATAAGCCCTCTATTGTTATACGACCGCCAACATACAGAGACAGAAATCATGTTGATCCTCATAAACCCTCCATTGTGATACGTCCACCAGCTGAGAAAGATAGAGAAAAGactcaaaagaaaattgttatCAAACAGTCCAAAGAGATTATTGATCCGGACAGGGTCAGTCAGGATGGAAGAACTGGTCGTGAGCATCGGAAGACTAAAAAAATTGCTGAACTATCCAGTTTTGAGAAGCATGGTAAAACCATGCATTTTTCCAGAGAGTCAGCTAAGAGAAAAGCCGAGGACAGAAGCTGGTGGGAAGaggaggagaagaggagaacTGCTGAGAgactgagagaagagagagcAAGGAGGATTTATGCAGAAGAAATGAGGTCACTTGAAGAACAGGAAAAATTAGCTGACATTAAAAGATACACTGAAACCATCAGATGGGATTGGGATGAAGAAGAACGCCAAAAagctaagaagaagaagaagaagatgaagatgaaaaagCCCGAAATCAGTGATGATTACTTGGATGACTACAGGGGAGCTAGAAATGGCAGAAGGATGCCAGAAAGAGATCGGGGTGCAAAAAGGCGACCTGTTGTTGATGTGGGGACATATGGTGCTGATTATACCCCAGCAACAAAGCGTCGTAGAGTTGGAGAG GTTGGCTTGGCAAACATCTTGGAAGGTATTGTGGATGCCCTTAAAGATAGGGTAGAAGTGTCCTATCTTTTCTTGAAACCTGTCCCCAAGAAGGAGGCTCCTGATTACTTGGACATCATAAAACGCCCCATGGATCTTTCAACTATTAGGGACAAGGCGAGGAAGATGGAATACAAGGATCGAAATGAGTTCAGACACGATATGTGGCAGATTGCCTACAATGCCCATGTATACAACGACGGGCGGAACCCTGGTATTCCTCCTCTTGCAGACCAGCTTTTGGAACTTTGTGATTACCTGTTGATGGAGAAACAGGAGAGCTTATCTGAAGCTGAAGCTGGTATTTGA